The nucleotide window AGCTAGCATATGCACCACCATTCTCTTCTGCAAAAGACCCTGTGAACATGGCTGGTTATGTCGCATCCAATATTGTTGACGGTACGATTGAAACGGTTCAGCACTATGAAGTTGACGAGTTGCTTCAGGACGGCGCATTCATGATTGACGTGCGTACTGAGAAAGAGCATGCAGATGGCAAAATTGAAGGCTCAAAAAACATTCCGCTTGATGACCTGCGAAATCGTCTTGACGAGCTTCCAAAAGGTGAAACAATTCTGATCACCTGCCAGGTTGGTCTAAGAGGTTACCTTGCTTCCCGTATCCTCCAGCAAAACGGCTACAAAGTCAAGAACCTGACTGGCGGCTACAAAACTTATTCAATCTTTAAAGATAAACTTAAGTAGTATGATGGAGCGGCTTCCTTACAAGGGGCCGCTTTTTGATGGACAGAAACAGGAGGCATTCTCTCCTTTTTGTCCGTCATCGCCCTCATGATGAACAGAAATCTGTCATCCCTTCTCTTTTTTTGTCCGTCATCACACTCATGACGGACAAAATTCATTACCTCTTGTCTTTCTTTAGTCACTTTCTGTTAGAAGAAGGAATTTCCATGTTTTTAATCTGGTTTTTAAAGGAATTTAATAAATGGTGATTCATATTAAAGGAGTGATTTTTACTATGTCTAATGAAAATAAGAAACAAGGATTCCCGCCCCAGCACCAGGATCATCAGCCTGGTACTGAGCCGGAGATGAATCCTGAACCCAAGTCAGTTGATGAAAATTATAAAGGATCGGGAAAACTTTCTGGCAAGGTTGCTTTGATTACCGGTGGAGACAGCGGGATTGGCAAATCGGTTGCCATCTATTATGCGAAGGAAGGCGCAGATGTAGCAATTGTCTATCTTGAAGAAAGCAATGATGCGCAAACGACAAAGGAGCTCGTTGAAGCGGAAGGGCGTAAATGCTTGCTCCTCTCAGGTGATATTGGCAGCGAGAAATTCTGTGAGGATGCAGCACAGAAAACTCTCGATGAGTTCGGGAAAATTGATATTCTTGTCAATAATGCAGCCGAGCAGCATCCGCAAAAAAGCCTGCTCGATATTTCTGCGGACCAGCTTGAGAAGACGTTCCGCACGAATGTATTCTCTATCTTCCACCTTACAAAGGCTGTTCTTCCACACTTAAAGAAAGGCAGCACAATCATTAATACCTCTTCTATAACCGCATATAAAGGTCATGAGAAGCTGCTTGACTACTCATCGACAAAGGGGGCTATTGTTTCGTTTACACGTTCTCTTGCCATGTCCCTTGCGTCACAGGGCATTCGAGTGAACAGTGTGGCTCCTGTCCCAATCTGGACACCGCTCATTCCTTCCACCTTCACTGC belongs to Mesobacillus subterraneus and includes:
- a CDS encoding SDR family oxidoreductase codes for the protein MSNENKKQGFPPQHQDHQPGTEPEMNPEPKSVDENYKGSGKLSGKVALITGGDSGIGKSVAIYYAKEGADVAIVYLEESNDAQTTKELVEAEGRKCLLLSGDIGSEKFCEDAAQKTLDEFGKIDILVNNAAEQHPQKSLLDISADQLEKTFRTNVFSIFHLTKAVLPHLKKGSTIINTSSITAYKGHEKLLDYSSTKGAIVSFTRSLAMSLASQGIRVNSVAPVPIWTPLIPSTFTAEEVAKFGTNAPMGRAGQPYELAPAYVYLASDDSTYVNGQTIHVNGGTIVNG